In the Populus nigra chromosome 2, ddPopNigr1.1, whole genome shotgun sequence genome, GAGATAGGGCCACATTTTTTTCGCTTTCTATGATAATTTTcagtcattttaaaattaacatagattatcacatgtttttttgggtttttattaaatttagttttttttaagaaaattttatttttttatttaattaaattgattgattgaatATAAACATTAGATACTTGTTTCATTgcactttgttttgtttgttttatagaTTGCTACTCTAACAACGCATGTGATTTGTTTCAATTACTCAAACCGACTTGGTGAGTCAATCCAGAccccttttttcattttgtttttatttaattgaaaattggactctattttattttcactttctatggaatttttagtgattttaaaaataatacggGTTATCTcagggtttttttatctttattgaatttagtttttctgaaaggaatttttaaaaaattaaaagaaaaggaaaaaaagaaaaaatatattttcacttAATATCTATAACATGGTTGATTCAAGTCAacgtaaagataaaaatgattattatcatattctAAAACCTGACAAGGAGGTTGACTCAGGTTGGAGCAAGGCCCCGAGTCATGGATCGGGTTGACCATTAACACaggtcaacataaaaataatagttgttatcataatttcaaaacCCTACTTAGGGGTCGACTCAGGGTTAGGCCTCGGTCTTGGGTAGGGTTGATTAGTGACTCAGATCAATGTAAGggtaaaagtaattattatcatagttttaaaacctgactcggGGTCAGGCCCGAGTCACGCGTCAGGTTGATCATTGACCCACATCAATATAAGGACAAAAGATAGTTAGTATCACAGTTGTAAAACCCTACTTGGGGGTTGACTTGGGGCCAGTCACGGGTCAAGTTAATCATTGACTCAAgtcaatataaggataaaagtagttattattataattttaaaacccgacaAAATGATCGATCCAAGGGAAGACCTAGATCACAAGTTGGagggtcaacccgggttaatcAAGGTCaatgtaaagataaacattattattatagttttaaaacctaactTGGAGGTCGATGTAGGGCAACGCTTAGGTCACTAATCTAGAGGGTCAACTCAGGTTGATTCAAGTCAatatatggataaaaataattattatcataattttaaaacctaactTAAAAGTCAACTCAAGGTAAGGCTTGGGTCACGTGATAGGAGGGTCAAACAGGttgatctaaatttaaaaaaaaatcaaaacaatcttattttaaccaaaaataaatcattggaTTTCTTACTCGTGTTTTCTCTAATGTCGACCGAGTTGCAAGtcaattagggttttttattaggttagaTCTGAccaattctttttctatttttttttaaatctggaTTGGTTCAAATCTAAGCTTGAATGAGTCTCGTTTAGtatctattaaaattatattaagatAAATTATTCAATACACACGAGACAATTAGGTTCAATTAATATTCTCCAACATACTAAATGATACATTAAGATTTGtataaataacttgttttttttattggatcagAAATATGAATTTAATCTCTGAGTGAGAAAGTTGACGATtgttcaataaaaagaaaaggaaaagaaatataatgTCACTTACTATCTAGAGTCTAGACTCTGCACCCTAATCCTTCGAAGATATAGTATATAAAGGCATATTCCCGTTTCAAAAGTCGCTAATAAAACTAGGTTAGGTAGTTCGGCTTATTTAAAGGTGGAGCTGGCGAGTCACTATGTGGGATAGGATTGgctactttatttttattttatttttattttatttaaagacaCTACGGAATGGACCACTTGAGATTTGATAAAACATATTGGTTTAAtgtagtgtttaatttttaaaatattttttatttaaaaatatattaaaataatatttattttattttaaaaaaaatttgatatcaacacattaaaccaatttaaaaacataaaaaaaattaaattaaaaaattttaaccactAATGAAAGCATCATAAAATCAATGCTTTAGGaatttcctgaaaataaaaaaaaacattggaaaAACAAACGGGTTtattagcttttctttttttcttttcgtatTTGCTGGCTTAACTTATCTTCttatctttaaaaatcaaatgatgcgTGGAAATATGTTTCtactttttacattttttttatatgaataataacaacaacaataataataataataatattttatttatctttttaaaattattaattatttttttataataaattaaaaatattaatttggttaattcatattttaaaaaaaaatattgttcacccTAATATCTATGCAAGATTAtccatttgtttttgaaaaccaaaattagcaCCATCATTTCAAAGAATTAAAGAGAATAGTAAGATTAGGTGTCACGTAACGTGTGACGTCCCAATCTCTTGGtggtattttttattccaattaaTTATAGTTTCTTGCTGTAATCTAGAAAACTACCATTTACcttttcaaatttaatgaaatgaccaaattaactttGTATATTATCTCCATGATAAGCTAATTATCTATAAAAACCTATCACTTAATTTGTACTGGTTTGAGTCGATACCAATCGGTCAATCGGGTGaagatgaaattgtaatttttggcTAAAAAACCTCTCTATCAGCTTTCGAggttttgtcatttttcttccTAATAAATACAGATAAAGAAAACCATGGAACCCCGGGACCCATGAATAGGTTGTCTGTACATTGTAATCTTAATTACCCCCGCAAGTTAAATATTGCAATCATGCATTCGTTTTTCACAGCAACACATGAAAAGAATGGCCTCAGTAGATAGGCCTCAGTAGATAAGGACTTGAAATGGGTAAAGACATTGAAGATGGAAGAAGTAGGGCCTCTTCTTAAAGTGAGGTGGTCCGACTTTTAGCTGGCTACTTGTCATAAAACGCAAGGGAAAGAAACATGAAAGGTAAAGAACAAGAACTTTCTCCGGTGCCTTTGGGATGCATTTTCTGTAAAATTGGGGACGAGAGATGGTAAAATATCTCGACATAGTTTTGATATCTTGACTCTATCAGCTCTTGTAATTCAAAAACTCGGCGCCTGAAACGGACGACAGATGTACGGATCATCGAACTCAGTAGGCAGTAACGTGATCATATGTTTCGAAATATTACGTATAAATCAGATTGCCCATTGAACTCGGTGTTTCTCGAACATCAGGTTCAGTGTTGTATTGTAGCCCATAGAGGTCTGTTTGCTTTTTTAACACAAAACAATCAAGAAACCAACGAACGAGAGCTTGTGAAAGTGCATTGTAATTTGTCGTATATTTTATATAAGAGTTCATTGATTGATCACCTAAACTGACACCTCCATTAAAGTATAGCTGCCCCACTTCAGATCCTACCCTGTTCTGTGATCTTTCTCAGGCCAGGTGGTTAGcaccattttgtttttgtccaCGCAactagaagaaaaggaagaaaaagacgAGCAAACATTTTACgtacatgttttatttaatgGCGATAAAGATGTGGAAATGATGCAAACCGCAATTCACTGACATCCTTGTTAATGAAAACCTTCAAGTTCAATAATAGTTGTTGTTGCCTTACAACAGGAATGACAAGATTTATTAACTTCAAGGGAAACTAAAATTCTACAGGCACGGCCACATACACAACAGCAGGAGCGACACAGTGAGTCATAGAGGGATACAAATTTATTTAGAGGAAAGCCAACAAGAAGCTTGTAGCTCAACTAGCATccatgtcttcttcttttatagTGATGTCGAGTTCGAGCCTTTTCTTTATAGCAAAAACATAGAATACTAGCGGAGAAACAATAGGATAAACCGCGTCACGGTGATGGCTAGGATGATTAATCCAATAACAGTTCCAGTACCAATCCAAACATTGTGGAAATACACACTAACCAAGTATGCCTTGTTTTTGTTCCAAGAGCTGTCGTAGTAATCATTCAGCAGTTGGGAGAGAGCATCATAACCAGAAGTAACTTCTACTATTTCTAGGCAAAGTTTGTTAATAAGCTCCGCCACAGCTTTACTGTCACCAAGCCTGCTAACAATAACCTTATTTTCAATGAGCAAATCCACATCCTTTTCAACGTCCACAAGAAAATCCAATAGCTTAACATAACGGCAGATAAACTCTTCTGTTGGATAATGACACTGTTCCAAGGCCATGAGGTTTCGGAAGAGACATTCGGTGCTGTTGTCGATTTCAAGTGGTGGCATATGTAACTCACCTTTCTTGACTGTATTCTCAGTTTCCTTCCAGGCTCTTATGTCAAGCAAGCATTCATCCGGCAATGCCTTGAACTTAATTCCTGCTTGGTGCAGCATGGTTGCGCTGTAaagatttttaatttgctttccaTCTGGTGATTCTAACTGCGGGTGCTTGAAGGATAGAAAATGTCTTACCAAATCAGTGAAATGCAACACTTTATAAGGCTTGGTTTTGTTCTTACCGTACTTCTCAAAGTAGCGGCAGGAAAGGTCCAGAAAAGAACGATAATCGGGCTTTGTTTCCTCGATGGCAAGGCTGTATAATTTCTCGAGAAAGAAGAATGGAAGCTGATTTTCAAGCAATATCAAGTCCCGTTGAATCGCAGCTCTCAGCCAGGGTTTGCCTATGATGAAATCATCTTGATATCGTTGGTTATCGCGCATATCTTCTTCATTCTTCAAGAAGAGCTCGAAGATGAACACTGCATCAAACAGAATCATCTTCACAAACTGATCTCTAGAAAAATCAAAGGTATTAGCTGCATAACGGCGTTTGATGTCATCTTCAAGATCTTCAATGGTTTTCCAAAGTACTTTCAAAGACTCCTTTGTTTTCCCTCGCAATCTCTTACAGAATTCTTTCAGATATCTTTGTTTCTGAATTTCCATAGGCATCAGTTTTTCACTACCATGGTGAAAAGGACCTATAGAAATTACCCGAGGAGTGTAGCAAGCTCTGTTTGAATCGCAAAGTGCAGCTGGAGCTTTGTAGATACATTCCTCTGGTCGAAAGGTAGTCTCCAAGTCCTTTGGAATTAAGTCCTCTGGAATTTCAATTGCAATATCTTTGCATGGTTTTTCATTATGATTTATAGAGTTTGATAattcattttcttccatttgtgGAAGTTTTCTGCTCGCATGACAAATAAAACAAGAGTCACCACTAGCTATAAAATTAACTTCTCAAAATAATTCTATGCATACTCACTAGCAAAAACTTTCATGGCATCTCAAAACATCgaattctatatataaattatactcCGGTCTATAAGTCAATACTATGcaaaacatcaaatttatcaGGAGTCTGGCTTTCATGACATCTCAAACTTTTTATCGCGGTGGTTCGTTTGGAGCAACTAGTTGCTTGCTCGGTTTCTTCTACTAACCAAACAAGCCAAATTAGATTTTCTAGTAAAATACACGGTTCAGGGTTTTAGCATAATGTTCCATATATCATGGATATTGGAGGTTTCTGAACCTAGATATTGTATATGTACAGCCAAGAGTTCTTCCTCAAGCATCATGCAGCTGCCCCAAGTTAGCTAGAAGAAGGAGAAGGTACTAAAACAAACAAGCAGCTAGCAGCCTAGTATTATAGAACTTGGTGTTTTGATCTAGAACAAAAGAACTACAACCAAACTTTAATAGGAATACAtggagtaataaaaaaaactataaccgAACTTCATCCCTTGCAAAGTAATTAAGTGGGGGAAAGGCGAAAACCCTGACCATTTCAGGGTACAAAGGTGATCGAAGGTTTATTGTTAATGCATACCATGTGAGCTTTGTAAcactgaaattaataatttgggAGCTTTAAACGTTCTCAGTTGTtggaacaaaaataattaatgaaacaaGGGAGTATGAACAGGAGAAAAAACCAGTGCATGAACCCAAGTACCTTAACCTGAGAAGCAGGAGGCTCTAGATTTCCTCGAAGCTATACTGATACGTTGAAcgcagtctctctctctctctctctctctctctctctgttttgtgATGCTCTTCAGTAAGGTAATAGCACTCTTTTATACAGCTATCAGACCTTGGGGGTACAGCGGGTTGACCCCCGGTGACGCATCCATGGTGACGCAACGCTGGTATCAATTCACGCACCATTGATACGATTTTGTTGAATAGGGTtactgtaaaaataaaaataagaagtaCAAATAACAAGAATTTCACCGAatatcataaacataaaaaaaattaaaatttattttttaaaaaacagtttGTTTCTCTAACCCAAACAAAACCTTGCAAGTCTAATTTGGAATCCTTCTGAATCTACACCAGTTACACCAAGCTAGCCCCTATAAACCTAGTTTTTGGAACCTATTTGTAAAATTCAAGCATAATTTAACGTTTGGATTGAAAGTTAAGAGACATTTTATTAAGTTAGTCATTCCATGCAACATAGACCTTTTCTTGCACTTAGCCTTTTTTTATCGGCCATAATTATCCCTGCAAATCTTTTGTGGTCAATTTTTAATGTTCAAGttgttcaaaaaaataagaataattttttgtggTCAATTTAGAGCATGATGATTTATTaccataattataagatttaagATTTAGGTTATGAATTGAGTGGGTCAACCTTTAGATGACAAAGTTGGCCttgatttattatgtttttatttagtttttatcctaaacaatattgtttcagaaaaaatttaaaaaaactaaaatgatattgttttggtAAGTTAATGcttaagtttaataaaataaattgaaaaatatatgaaccaataaaacataaaaaaaagttgttactactaactaaaaactaaagcgaaaaattaaaagattgatgcctataaagatatttgatctcatatctttaaaaaaaattatttaattatatgaaaaaaatggatttttgtaaagaaaaagtaataatttaaatttcataggaaaatataattattagtaTAAATCCTCTTTCTcttattaatgtattaaaaatatatgtgttttttctaGTCATGTTGTTTATTGTATAAAAACTAAGAgcatttaaaatcaatataaaaaaaaattataacgatttgaaataaatataaaaatatatatatttttaatcaaaactgaTCATTTCCCgcattctttttttcaatttctttaatcagaaatagttatttttaataaaaacttatcatactcttaaaagtaattttttattaaaacaattataaagtgGTGGTTTTGACACAAATGTATTAcgaaaatataagaataataaacttgaaaagattacataaaaattataaaaaaaaataaaaaaaaaaatagatatttcatctaaatttttttaaaaaaatatgcatattaagttcatatataattattcaaaaaccaattgatgatattatcataaaataagcTAATATTCTTTGAAAACAATGGCATAATTGgacaattatttaaatattatataaataagtttatttaaaaagaatttaattataaaattcaaagaaaaaacaatgacattaaaaacaaatgaagggTCATGCTCATATGGGGTAGGGAAATAGGTCCATCATCTAGCCCATGTTAAAATCCAAGCATGCCTGGGCCTAAAAGTCCAAGCTTGTACACcgggtttttaattttaatttttaaagggtaaaagatttttttttattgtttaccctttattttttttttttaaatagacaaATGATCGTcacttattttccattttttccaTCGTTTGAGGTGTCTTTGATTAACAAAAGATCAATGtccaaggtttttttatcttaaaaatcaagatttcaaccttttttcatccaaaaaataaaataaaagcattctaattgatctaaaaactcaaaattagatcaaataaaaaaaattaagatcgaATCTACTTTTTTCATTGTTACTGAAGGTGAAGACCACATTTATTGAGCTCATCTATCAAAGTTGAAGTcacaaacatcaaaatcaaaaatattagtGTTTGGAATCCAACCTTGAGAGCTTTTCTCTCCTATCTCGAAATATAAggactaaaacataaaaaaatgaagtttggaagctaaacaaaaaatccaaaaatagaatGGACcaagtataaataattaaaatgtaaatttaTGCA is a window encoding:
- the LOC133682864 gene encoding UPF0481 protein At3g47200-like gives rise to the protein MEENELSNSINHNEKPCKDIAIEIPEDLIPKDLETTFRPEECIYKAPAALCDSNRACYTPRVISIGPFHHGSEKLMPMEIQKQRYLKEFCKRLRGKTKESLKVLWKTIEDLEDDIKRRYAANTFDFSRDQFVKMILFDAVFIFELFLKNEEDMRDNQRYQDDFIIGKPWLRAAIQRDLILLENQLPFFFLEKLYSLAIEETKPDYRSFLDLSCRYFEKYGKNKTKPYKVLHFTDLVRHFLSFKHPQLESPDGKQIKNLYSATMLHQAGIKFKALPDECLLDIRAWKETENTVKKGELHMPPLEIDNSTECLFRNLMALEQCHYPTEEFICRYVKLLDFLVDVEKDVDLLIENKVIVSRLGDSKAVAELINKLCLEIVEVTSGYDALSQLLNDYYDSSWNKNKAYLVSVYFHNVWIGTGTVIGLIILAITVTRFILLFLR